In one Arachis duranensis cultivar V14167 chromosome 9, aradu.V14167.gnm2.J7QH, whole genome shotgun sequence genomic region, the following are encoded:
- the LOC127741603 gene encoding beta-galactosidase 3-like: MCERALVSTDPTVTSLGASQQAHVYSTESDDCTAFLSNYDLKSSVRIMFNNMHYTLPPWSISIFPNCRNVVFNTAKVGVQISQMQMLPTSTHMLSWESFDKDPSSLDDSGSTITASALLDQLKSSMNVGEHYESWNTGNLGPVSLPGLDQGKWDLLWKKWTYQVLQIGLLHRCLGFGVVASTVTSDEILKESFMELKVDELIMEIMSIHKNAGIQNFYDAIQNLYDAIRIIHYVYILNYS; the protein is encoded by the exons ATGTGTGAGCGAGCTTTGGTTTCAACTGATCCAACTGTTACTTCACTAGGGGCCTCTCAACAG GCTCATGTATACTCGACCGAATCCGACGATTGCACTGCTTTCCTCTCAAACTATGATTTAAAATCCTCAGTTAGAATCATGTTTAATAACATGCATTACACTTTGCCACCTTGGTCTATTAGCATCTTCCCAAATTGTAGGAATGTTGTCTTCAATACAGCAAAA GTAGGAGTGCAAATATCTCAAATGCAAATGCTACCAACTAGTACTCATATGCTCTCATGGGAGAGTTTTGATAAAGATCCGTCTTCTTTAGACGATAGCGGCTCTACAATCACTGCCTCGGCTCTCCTAGACCAGCTAAAATCAAGCATG AATGTTGGTGAACATTATGAGTCATGGAACACAGGAAACCTAGGTCCAGTTTCACTCCCTGGACTTGACCAAGGAAAGTGGGACTTGTTATGGAAGAAATGGACTTATCAG GTACTTCAAATTGGTCTTTTACATAGATGTCTTGGATTTGGCGTTGTGGCTTCAACCGTAACTAGTGATGAGATTCTCAAGGAATCATTCATGGAGTTGAAAGTTGATGAGCTAATCATGGAGATAATGTCCATACATAAGAATGCTggcattcaaaatttttatgatgctattcaaaatttatatgaTGCTATAAGAATAATACACtatgtttatattttgaattatagTTGA
- the LOC107466766 gene encoding uncharacterized protein LOC107466766 produces MGEASASLRSLWILFVISGAISTICMLLSAMSWQKLCLQSQELAPKHNGTTSDESIWRRVITLAMQIYSKRVNNSSDVSDNISDHSFSFGRDNHLRDNDSTGQQHHHQRVNGILMQLFPPPPEEAAKISDLPHH; encoded by the coding sequence ATGGGGGAAGCATCTGCTAGTCTAAGAAGCTTGTGGATTCTATTTGTCATCTCTGGTGCCATTTCCACTATTTGTATGCTACTATCAGCAATGTCATGGCAAAAGTTGTGTCTCCAAAGTCAAGAATTGGCACCAAAACATAATGGCACAACAAGTGATGAGAGTATTTGGAGAAGGGTGATTACACTTGCAATGCAGATTTATAGCAAAAGGGTCAACAATTCAAGTGATGTATCTGATAATATAAGTgatcattctttttcttttggaaGGGACAATCATTTGAGAGATAATGATAGCACTGGgcaacaacatcatcatcaacGTGTAAATGGAATCTTGATGCAACTTTTTCCACCACCACCAGAAGAAGCAGCAAAAATTTCAGATCTTCCTCATCACTGA
- the LOC107466765 gene encoding uncharacterized protein LOC107466765 produces MATSFTMLKDLDASSDQQNWCLKVRVIKKWSISTVEDKYRRPILEMIVMDQMGHRIQCSIHRRFFENDRTEGRLYSLTNFSLAANDEKYKPTFRALHVMGLLTTKGDIVEFSKNGKKSIYIVVELDDMQDKGTITCTLWEEFATMQDNPTIEYILIIQFAKFNFLRICFASALGVSNTNYNSILYINLDLKEVKDFRQSFIIGNDQCKNVLTQIPSHMSYSLEDDMLNRTPCKPICEIKELTEVSYYYLIINGWYKGCKLCDRALKEEESSFYCMFCDLFPNTHVHRFCVQLRVSDDTDNASFVICKTQNL; encoded by the exons ATGGCAACTTCTTTTACTATGCTTAAGGACCTTGATGCCTCATCTGACCAACAGAATTGGTGCCTCAAGGTTAGAGTCATTAAGAAATGGTCAATCTCTACTGTTGAAGACAAATATAGAAGACCAATATTGGAGATGATTGTGATGGATCAAATG GGCCATAGAATTCAGTGTTCTATTCATAGGAGATTTTTCGAGAACGACAGAACTGAGGGGAGGCTTTACTCATTGACAAACTTCTCCCTTGCTGCTAATGATGAAAAATACAAGCCCACTTTCCGTGCTCTTC ATGTTATGGGGCTTCTTACTACAAAAGGGGACATAGTCGAATTCTCGAAAAATGGgaaaaaatcaatttatataGTTGTAGAGCTTGATGACATGCA GGATAAAGGTACCATTACGTGTACTCTTTGGGAGGAGTTTGCCACAATGCAGGATAATCCTACTATTGAATACATTCTTATTATTCAGTTTGCTAAGTTCAATTTTTTAAGG ATTTGTTTTGCAAGTGCTTTGGGCGTATCAAACACTAACTATAATTCAATTCTATATATCAATCTTGATTTGAAGGAGGTTAAGGATTTTAGGCAAAG TTTTATTATTGGCAATGATCAGTGCAAAAATGTCTTAACTCAAATTCCTTCTCACATGTCATACTCTCTTGAGGATGATATGCTCAATAGAACTCCATGCAAACCTATTTGTGAGATTAAGGAGTTAACTGAggtatcatattattatttgataat AAATGGGTGGTACAAAGGTTGCAAGTTGTGCGATCGTGCATTGAAAGAGGAAGAGAGTTCATTTTACTGCATGTTCTGTGATTTATTTCCTAATACTCATGTCCATAG ATTTTGCGTCCAACTTAGGGTCTCTGATGACACTGATAATGCATCATTTGTCATatgtaagacccagaacctttga